Proteins from a single region of Candidatus Zixiibacteriota bacterium:
- a CDS encoding ABC transporter ATP-binding protein, whose protein sequence is MTGFIDYERVRKVYASGNDAVVALEEVSFSVYEREFVTVVGRSGCGKSTLLKITAGLLNSTAGSVRVGGVPVRGPLTDIGMVFQSPVLLAWRRALDNVLLPIESRKLNVEHYRDKALKLLELSGLKGFERKYPSELSGGMQQRVSIARALIHDPPLLLMDEPFGALDAITRDEMNLELLRIWQEARKTVLFITHSIPEAVFLADRVVVMTPRPGKVAEIVEVDLPRPRTTAMRDDPRFVSCVKRIRQSLGVG, encoded by the coding sequence TTGACGGGCTTCATCGATTACGAGAGGGTTCGCAAGGTCTATGCCTCCGGCAACGATGCGGTGGTGGCGCTCGAGGAGGTTTCCTTCAGCGTGTACGAGCGGGAGTTCGTCACGGTCGTCGGTCGAAGCGGCTGCGGCAAGAGCACCCTGCTGAAGATTACCGCCGGGCTTCTGAACTCCACGGCTGGGTCCGTGCGCGTCGGGGGAGTTCCCGTTCGCGGGCCGCTGACCGATATCGGTATGGTCTTTCAATCGCCGGTGCTCCTGGCCTGGCGCAGGGCGCTGGACAATGTTCTGCTCCCGATCGAATCGCGCAAGCTGAACGTCGAGCATTACCGGGACAAGGCGTTGAAGCTGCTCGAGCTGAGCGGGCTCAAGGGCTTCGAGCGCAAATATCCGAGCGAGCTGTCGGGCGGCATGCAGCAAAGGGTTTCGATCGCTCGCGCGCTGATTCACGATCCGCCGCTGCTCCTGATGGACGAGCCGTTCGGCGCGCTCGACGCCATCACGCGAGACGAGATGAACCTGGAGCTCCTGCGGATCTGGCAGGAGGCGAGAAAAACGGTCCTGTTCATTACCCACAGCATTCCCGAAGCGGTCTTTCTCGCCGACCGTGTCGTGGTCATGACCCCCCGACCCGGCAAGGTCGCCGAGATCGTCGAGGTCGACCTGCCCCGCCCGCGGACCACGGCGATGCGCGACGATCCCCGGTTCGTTTCCTGCGTCAAGAGGATCCGTCAAAGCCTGGGCGTGGGCTGA
- a CDS encoding xanthine dehydrogenase family protein molybdopterin-binding subunit — MGRTYIGASIKRREDIRFVSGKGTYADDIKLPGMLHAAILRSSRAHARIRSVDTVRAEAVPGVAWIFTSRHVGEAAARIPMRMYRLPGLERYLQPILAQGKVRYVGEPVAVVVAASRYVAEDALDAIEVEYEDLPEVLDVAAALRDDVLIHEEAGTNLAAVHEIRIGDAAGAFEKADYTRRELFRVHRHTGNPLETRGLVATFDAGRRELTVYGMTKLLHYNRQVIAAFLGLPEHHVHFIENDVGGGFGIRGELYPEDFLIPFASMRLGRPVKWIEDRREHLMAANHSREVGCELEIAARRDGALLALRARIYGNMGAYVRTHGGLVPCSTAALLTGPYRIPNYECKVHCVVTNKTGMGTYRAPGRYESCFFRERLLDMVAADLNLDPVELRRRNLVRPEEIPYEIGVTRPGAGPTVLDSANFPSALDRALNAFGYRDLQREQGRLDNGRYHGVGLACFVKNTGGLEPYEGARVALGDGPSVAVYLSINVLGQGHETAMAQICADGLSVPMEWVSVFHGNTDLVPFGWGTFASRGTVMCGNAVYLAARRLRQKLLRIAGDHLSIDPDRLEIEEGKICRKGTHEPLLDLKTLLAHVRAGVRARPEQPALEETAYFNSSQLTHSYGVHVARVAVDPETGLVEVLKYMVVEDVGRCINPMLVHGQAVGAAVQGIGATLCEELVYGENGQLLTTTFRDYVLPSSADVPPIESIVLEEAPSPLNPLGVKGAGEGGIVGTGAVLANAVSHALSPLGVEINELPLSPDRVRSLIRRSPARHTS; from the coding sequence ATGGGTCGGACCTACATCGGAGCTTCGATCAAGCGGCGAGAGGACATCCGGTTCGTCAGCGGCAAAGGCACCTACGCCGACGACATCAAGCTGCCCGGGATGCTCCACGCAGCGATCCTCCGCAGCTCCCGCGCCCATGCGCGCATCCGCTCCGTCGACACGGTTCGAGCCGAAGCCGTTCCCGGCGTCGCGTGGATTTTCACGTCGCGGCATGTCGGCGAGGCGGCGGCCCGCATTCCCATGCGCATGTACAGGCTGCCCGGCCTGGAGCGCTATCTTCAGCCCATTCTGGCGCAAGGCAAGGTTCGCTACGTCGGCGAGCCGGTCGCCGTCGTTGTAGCGGCAAGCCGCTACGTCGCCGAGGACGCGCTCGACGCCATCGAGGTCGAATACGAGGATCTCCCGGAGGTGCTGGATGTCGCTGCCGCCCTGCGCGACGACGTCCTCATCCACGAGGAAGCGGGGACGAACCTCGCCGCCGTACATGAAATTCGCATCGGCGACGCAGCGGGGGCCTTCGAGAAGGCCGACTACACGAGGCGGGAGCTCTTCCGCGTCCACCGCCACACGGGAAATCCCCTGGAGACCCGGGGCCTGGTCGCGACTTTCGACGCAGGCAGGCGCGAATTGACGGTTTACGGAATGACCAAGCTGCTCCATTACAACCGCCAGGTCATCGCCGCGTTTCTCGGGCTTCCGGAGCACCATGTTCATTTCATCGAGAACGACGTCGGCGGCGGCTTCGGCATCCGCGGCGAGCTCTATCCGGAGGATTTTCTGATTCCGTTCGCCTCGATGCGCCTCGGCAGACCGGTCAAGTGGATCGAGGACCGCCGGGAGCATCTCATGGCGGCGAACCATTCGCGGGAGGTGGGCTGCGAGCTCGAGATCGCGGCCCGTCGAGACGGCGCGCTGCTGGCGCTGCGGGCCAGGATCTACGGGAACATGGGCGCCTACGTCCGCACCCACGGCGGCCTGGTCCCGTGCTCCACCGCCGCGCTGTTGACCGGACCCTACCGGATTCCCAACTACGAATGCAAGGTCCACTGTGTCGTCACCAACAAGACGGGCATGGGAACCTATCGGGCTCCCGGACGTTACGAGTCCTGTTTTTTCCGCGAGCGCTTGCTCGACATGGTGGCGGCGGACCTGAACCTGGATCCGGTCGAGCTCAGGCGCAGGAATCTCGTCCGGCCGGAAGAGATCCCGTACGAGATCGGCGTCACCCGGCCCGGCGCGGGTCCGACGGTGCTCGACAGCGCCAATTTCCCGAGCGCGCTCGACCGCGCCTTGAACGCGTTCGGCTACCGGGACCTTCAGCGCGAGCAGGGCCGCCTCGACAATGGCCGGTATCACGGGGTCGGCCTCGCCTGTTTCGTGAAGAACACTGGCGGGCTCGAACCCTACGAGGGAGCCCGCGTGGCCCTCGGCGACGGCCCGAGCGTCGCTGTTTATTTGAGCATCAACGTTCTGGGGCAGGGACACGAGACCGCGATGGCACAGATCTGCGCCGACGGCCTGAGTGTGCCCATGGAATGGGTTTCAGTCTTCCACGGGAATACCGATCTCGTCCCCTTCGGCTGGGGAACTTTCGCCAGCCGCGGCACGGTGATGTGCGGCAACGCCGTTTATCTCGCGGCCCGGCGCTTGCGGCAAAAGCTCCTCCGGATCGCCGGTGATCATCTGAGCATCGATCCCGACCGACTGGAGATCGAGGAAGGAAAGATTTGCCGCAAAGGCACCCATGAGCCGCTGCTCGACCTGAAAACGCTCCTGGCGCACGTTCGCGCGGGGGTAAGGGCCCGCCCGGAACAGCCGGCCCTGGAGGAGACCGCTTACTTCAACTCCAGCCAGCTGACTCATTCGTACGGTGTTCACGTGGCCCGCGTCGCCGTCGACCCCGAAACGGGCCTGGTCGAAGTGCTGAAGTACATGGTCGTCGAGGACGTCGGGCGATGCATCAACCCGATGCTCGTCCACGGCCAAGCGGTCGGCGCCGCCGTGCAGGGGATCGGGGCGACGCTGTGCGAAGAGCTGGTTTACGGAGAAAACGGGCAGCTCCTCACCACCACGTTCCGGGATTACGTTCTTCCGTCGAGCGCCGACGTCCCGCCCATCGAAAGCATCGTTCTGGAAGAGGCGCCGTCGCCGTTGAACCCGCTGGGCGTCAAGGGCGCGGGAGAAGGAGGCATCGTCGGCACCGGAGCGGTGCTGGCCAACGCGGTGAGCCACGCCCTCTCGCCCCTGGGCGTTGAAATCAACGAACTGCCGCTGTCGCCGGACCGGGTCAGAAGCTTGATCCGCCGCTCGCCTGCCCGCCACACGAGCTGA
- a CDS encoding ABC transporter permease, producing MNRHPSTGAPSVKWSILFFVVLLVLWQLVVPLLGIPSYLLPTPLAILEEFQKRGVFIFTNSVPTFYETLLGFVIGAVIGIVSGLGIVYSKLLWLTVYPSLVVIGSVPRIAIAPLILIWLGIDTLWSKVTIVFLVAFFPMVVNSVVGFSQIEPEMLDLAKTMGMKPWMEFRKIRLPNSVPYIFAGFKTSIALAVIGAVVAEFVSGQQGLGYLIIIGNNDLNAPLIFASIILLSVMSLGLFGIIVGLEKVLMPWRRGIHPTEL from the coding sequence ATGAACAGGCATCCTTCGACGGGAGCGCCGTCCGTCAAATGGTCGATTCTATTCTTCGTCGTCCTGCTCGTCCTGTGGCAGCTCGTGGTCCCCCTGCTCGGCATTCCTTCCTATCTCCTTCCCACGCCGCTCGCCATCCTCGAAGAGTTTCAAAAGCGCGGCGTTTTCATTTTTACGAACTCCGTGCCCACCTTCTACGAGACCCTTCTGGGCTTCGTCATCGGCGCGGTGATCGGCATCGTCTCGGGCCTGGGCATCGTCTACTCCAAGCTCCTCTGGCTCACCGTCTATCCATCGCTGGTGGTCATCGGATCCGTTCCACGAATCGCCATCGCTCCCCTCATCCTGATCTGGCTGGGTATCGACACGCTCTGGTCCAAGGTCACGATCGTTTTCCTCGTTGCGTTCTTCCCCATGGTCGTCAATTCGGTCGTCGGGTTTTCCCAGATCGAGCCGGAGATGCTCGACCTGGCCAAGACGATGGGCATGAAGCCGTGGATGGAATTCAGAAAAATCCGTCTGCCCAACTCCGTGCCGTACATCTTCGCCGGTTTCAAGACGTCGATCGCCCTGGCGGTCATCGGCGCGGTGGTCGCCGAGTTCGTCTCCGGCCAGCAGGGGCTCGGCTATCTCATCATCATCGGCAACAACGATCTCAATGCACCGTTGATCTTCGCCTCGATCATTCTTCTCTCCGTGATGTCGCTCGGGCTGTTCGGAATCATCGTCGGGCTGGAAAAGGTCCTGATGCCGTGGCGGCGCGGCATCCACCCCACGGAGCTGTGA
- a CDS encoding ABC transporter substrate-binding protein, translating into MKPKTRSLSLALLTMAAVVIGTQSGVRAAEKVRFLLDWIIEGKHVPFFVARDKGFFEKNGLEVTLVEGKGSGNAATFIDAGQADYSYGDFLTAVEVMSKGGKNRAIGVGMVFNGGGFIYREGAGIKGVKDLEGKSFGTNPGDFAYALLPALAAAAGFDHKKVTIKTMEPAVRTPALFEGKIDFMSGTNGSSIQRMAILAKRQGKAVNYLFFKDMGLQTYGHVLQARADRIQKNPDQVKRFVTALFDAWAWSLKNPKEAFDAFMKANPQKDRDISLAQMEAALDDVVDPETRERGLGYMKESMMKRSVEIANKYFGLSPAVDYRTTYTNQFIRKNPGM; encoded by the coding sequence ATGAAACCGAAGACGCGTTCGCTTTCGCTCGCGTTGTTGACGATGGCCGCCGTGGTCATCGGGACCCAATCCGGCGTCCGCGCGGCGGAGAAGGTACGGTTTCTGCTGGACTGGATCATCGAAGGAAAGCACGTGCCGTTCTTCGTGGCGCGCGACAAGGGGTTTTTCGAGAAGAACGGCCTGGAGGTCACCCTGGTGGAAGGCAAAGGCTCCGGCAACGCGGCGACGTTCATCGACGCGGGCCAGGCCGACTACAGCTACGGCGACTTTCTCACGGCGGTCGAGGTGATGTCGAAAGGCGGAAAAAACCGAGCCATCGGCGTGGGCATGGTGTTCAACGGCGGCGGTTTCATCTATCGGGAGGGAGCGGGGATCAAGGGCGTCAAGGATCTCGAAGGCAAGAGCTTCGGTACGAATCCGGGAGATTTCGCTTACGCCCTCTTGCCCGCGCTGGCGGCGGCGGCGGGATTCGACCACAAGAAAGTCACGATCAAGACGATGGAGCCAGCAGTCCGGACGCCCGCGCTCTTCGAGGGGAAGATCGACTTCATGTCGGGAACGAACGGCTCGAGCATCCAGAGGATGGCGATCCTGGCCAAGCGCCAGGGGAAGGCCGTCAACTACCTGTTCTTCAAAGACATGGGCCTGCAGACTTACGGGCACGTCCTGCAGGCTCGAGCGGATCGCATCCAGAAGAATCCGGATCAGGTCAAGAGGTTCGTGACGGCGCTGTTCGACGCCTGGGCCTGGTCGCTCAAGAATCCGAAAGAAGCGTTCGACGCTTTCATGAAGGCCAATCCGCAAAAGGACCGCGATATAAGCCTCGCCCAGATGGAAGCGGCGCTCGACGACGTGGTGGACCCCGAAACCAGGGAGCGCGGCCTCGGCTACATGAAGGAGTCGATGATGAAGAGGTCGGTCGAGATCGCAAACAAGTACTTCGGCCTGTCGCCCGCGGTGGACTACAGGACGACCTACACGAACCAGTTCATCCGGAAGAATCCCGGGATGTAA